The following proteins come from a genomic window of Acanthopagrus latus isolate v.2019 chromosome 5, fAcaLat1.1, whole genome shotgun sequence:
- the vdac3 gene encoding voltage-dependent anion-selective channel protein 3 isoform X4 — MAVPPAYADLGKSAKDIFSKGFGYGTLKLDVKTKSQSGVMEFNTSGSNNTDTGKSGGHLETKYKVKDLGLNFSQKWNTDNTLTTEITMEDQLAKGLKLSLDTSFVPNTGKKSAKLKTGYKRDYANVGCDLDFDMAGPTVHAAAVLGYEGWLAGYQLAFDTAKSKLTKNNFALGYKAGDFQLHTSVNDGTEFGGSIYQKVNSNLETAVQLAWTAGSNNTRFGIGAKYQLDKDASLSTKVDNACLVGVGYTQTLRPGVKLTLSGLIDGKNVNGGGHKIGLGFELEA, encoded by the exons ATGGCCGTCCCTCCTGCATACGCCGATTTGGGGAAATCTGCCAAAGACATCTTCAGCAAGGGCTTTG GCTACGGAACTCTGAAGCTCGATGTTAAGACCAAGTCCCAGAGTGGTGTT ATG GAGTTTAACACCTCCGGCTCCAACAACACCGACACAGGGAAGTCCGGAGGCCACCTGGAGACCAAGTACAAAGTGAAGGACCTCGGCCTCAACTTCAGCCAGAAATGGAACACAGACAACACTCTCACCACAGAAATCACCATGGAGGACCAG cTGGCTAAGGGTCTGAAGCTCAGCCTGGACACATCATTTGTGCCCAACACCGG TAAGAAGAGTGCCAAGCTGAAGACTGGCTACAAGCGCGACTACGCCAATGTGGGCTGCGACCTGGACTTCGACATGGCCGGTCCCACCGTCCACGCAGCTGCCGTGCTGGGCTACGagggctggctggctggctacCAGTTGGCGTTCGACACTGCCAAGTCCAAACTGACAAAGAACAACTTTGCCCTGGGATACAAGGCTGGTGACTTCCAGCTTCACACCAGCGT taaTGACGGCACAGAGTTTGGTGGCTCCATTTACCAAAAGGTGAACAGCAACTTGGAGACAGCGGTCCAACTGGCCTGGACAGCTGGCAGCAACAACACACGCTTTGGAATTGGAGCCAAATATCAGCTGGATAAGGACGCCTCCCTGTCT ACCAAAGTTGACAACGCCTGCCTCGTTGGAGTTGGATACACACAGACCCTCAGGCCAG GAGTGAAGCTCACCCTCTCAGGTCTGATTGACGGGAAGAACGTGAACGGTGGTGGACACAAAATCGGATTGGGATTCGAGCTGGAGGCGTAA
- the polb gene encoding DNA polymerase beta, which yields MSKRKAPQESLNEGITDFLVELANYEKNVNRAIHKYNAYRKAASTISKYPTKIRNGEEAKKLDGVGAKIAEKIDEFLQTGKLRKLEKIRNDDTSSSINFLTRVTGIGPAAARKFFEEGVKTLEDLKKIEHKLNHHQQIGLKYFEEFEKRIPRAEMEKMETLILGELKEIDSEYIGTICGSYRRGAASSGDIDILLTHPNYTSETEKQPRLLHAVVEHLESIGFVTDTLSKGDTKFMGVCQLQQSDDDEEEYLHRRIDIRLIPKDQYYCGVLYFTGSDIFNKNMRTHALEKGFTLNEYTIRPLGVTGVAGEPLLVDSERDIFEYIHYKYREPKDRSE from the exons ATGAGCAAGAGGAAAGCGCCACAGGAATCCCTAAATGAGGGAATAACAGACTTCCTTGTCG AGTTGGCCAATTACGAGAAAAACGTCAACAGGGCAATACACAAGTACAATGCTTACAG GAAAGCAGCATCTACCATCTCCAAGTACCCTACCAAAATCAGAAATGGTGAAGAGGCCAAGAAACTG GATGGTGTTGGAGCTAAAATAGCAGAAAAGATTGATGAGTTCCTACAAACTGGCAAACTACGGAAACTAGAAAAG attcgAAATGATGATACCAGCTCATCCATCAATTTCCTCACCAGAGTTACTGGAATTGG CCCTGCCGCTGCCAGAAAGTTTTTTGAAGAAGGGGTGAAGACATTAGAAG aTCTGAAAAAGATTGAGCACAAACTCAACCATCATCAACAGATTGGACTCAA GTACTTTGAGGAATTTGAGAAAAGGATTCCAAGAGCTGAAATGGAAAAGATGGAG ACTCTTATCCTTGGAGAGTTGAAGGAGATCGACTCAGAATATATTGGAACAATCTGTGGAAGCTACAGGAGAG GCGCTGCATCGAGTGgtgatattgatattttgctGACCCACCCAAATTACACCTCTGAGACTGAGAAGCAG CCCAGGCTCCTCCATGCAGTGGTTGAGCATTTGGAGTCCATTGGCTTTGTGACTGATACTCTGTCCAAGGGTGACACCAAGTTCATG GGAGtctgccagctgcagcagagcgatGACGATGAGGAAGAATACCTTCACAGACGTATTGATATCAG GTTAATTCCCAAGGATCAGTACTACTGTGGAGTTCTATATTTTACTGGAAGTGATAtcttcaacaaaaacatgagaaCTCATGCTCTGGAGAAGGGCTTCACACTTAATGAGTACACCATTCGACCACTTGGAGTCACTG GTGTGGCAGGAGAGCCTCTGTTGGTGGATAGTGAGAGAGACATCTTTGAATACATCCACTACAAATACAGAGAGCCAAAGGATCGCAGCGAGTGA
- the vdac3 gene encoding voltage-dependent anion-selective channel protein 3 isoform X1, with protein MSQAPCTDQTSATLPDDRDMEEKGVGSVVQQDKTGKVKQAENKDQCVVCHHHAPKGHVTMAVPPAYADLGKSAKDIFSKGFGYGTLKLDVKTKSQSGVMEFNTSGSNNTDTGKSGGHLETKYKVKDLGLNFSQKWNTDNTLTTEITMEDQLAKGLKLSLDTSFVPNTGKKSAKLKTGYKRDYANVGCDLDFDMAGPTVHAAAVLGYEGWLAGYQLAFDTAKSKLTKNNFALGYKAGDFQLHTSVNDGTEFGGSIYQKVNSNLETAVQLAWTAGSNNTRFGIGAKYQLDKDASLSTKVDNACLVGVGYTQTLRPGVKLTLSGLIDGKNVNGGGHKIGLGFELEA; from the exons ATGTCACAAGCTCCCTGCACCGATCAGACTTCAGCGACATTGCCTGATGACAGAG ACATGGAAGAAAAAGGAGTGGGAAGTGTGGTGCAGCAGGACAAGACAGGAAAAGTCAAGCAGGCAGAGAACAAAGACCAGTGTGTGGTATGTCATCACCACGCACCCAAGGGACATG TTACAATGGCCGTCCCTCCTGCATACGCCGATTTGGGGAAATCTGCCAAAGACATCTTCAGCAAGGGCTTTG GCTACGGAACTCTGAAGCTCGATGTTAAGACCAAGTCCCAGAGTGGTGTT ATG GAGTTTAACACCTCCGGCTCCAACAACACCGACACAGGGAAGTCCGGAGGCCACCTGGAGACCAAGTACAAAGTGAAGGACCTCGGCCTCAACTTCAGCCAGAAATGGAACACAGACAACACTCTCACCACAGAAATCACCATGGAGGACCAG cTGGCTAAGGGTCTGAAGCTCAGCCTGGACACATCATTTGTGCCCAACACCGG TAAGAAGAGTGCCAAGCTGAAGACTGGCTACAAGCGCGACTACGCCAATGTGGGCTGCGACCTGGACTTCGACATGGCCGGTCCCACCGTCCACGCAGCTGCCGTGCTGGGCTACGagggctggctggctggctacCAGTTGGCGTTCGACACTGCCAAGTCCAAACTGACAAAGAACAACTTTGCCCTGGGATACAAGGCTGGTGACTTCCAGCTTCACACCAGCGT taaTGACGGCACAGAGTTTGGTGGCTCCATTTACCAAAAGGTGAACAGCAACTTGGAGACAGCGGTCCAACTGGCCTGGACAGCTGGCAGCAACAACACACGCTTTGGAATTGGAGCCAAATATCAGCTGGATAAGGACGCCTCCCTGTCT ACCAAAGTTGACAACGCCTGCCTCGTTGGAGTTGGATACACACAGACCCTCAGGCCAG GAGTGAAGCTCACCCTCTCAGGTCTGATTGACGGGAAGAACGTGAACGGTGGTGGACACAAAATCGGATTGGGATTCGAGCTGGAGGCGTAA
- the vdac3 gene encoding voltage-dependent anion-selective channel protein 3 isoform X2 — MSQAPCTDQTSATLPDDRDMEEKGVGSVVQQDKTGKVKQAENKDQCVVCHHHAPKGHVTMAVPPAYADLGKSAKDIFSKGFGYGTLKLDVKTKSQSGVEFNTSGSNNTDTGKSGGHLETKYKVKDLGLNFSQKWNTDNTLTTEITMEDQLAKGLKLSLDTSFVPNTGKKSAKLKTGYKRDYANVGCDLDFDMAGPTVHAAAVLGYEGWLAGYQLAFDTAKSKLTKNNFALGYKAGDFQLHTSVNDGTEFGGSIYQKVNSNLETAVQLAWTAGSNNTRFGIGAKYQLDKDASLSTKVDNACLVGVGYTQTLRPGVKLTLSGLIDGKNVNGGGHKIGLGFELEA; from the exons ATGTCACAAGCTCCCTGCACCGATCAGACTTCAGCGACATTGCCTGATGACAGAG ACATGGAAGAAAAAGGAGTGGGAAGTGTGGTGCAGCAGGACAAGACAGGAAAAGTCAAGCAGGCAGAGAACAAAGACCAGTGTGTGGTATGTCATCACCACGCACCCAAGGGACATG TTACAATGGCCGTCCCTCCTGCATACGCCGATTTGGGGAAATCTGCCAAAGACATCTTCAGCAAGGGCTTTG GCTACGGAACTCTGAAGCTCGATGTTAAGACCAAGTCCCAGAGTGGTGTT GAGTTTAACACCTCCGGCTCCAACAACACCGACACAGGGAAGTCCGGAGGCCACCTGGAGACCAAGTACAAAGTGAAGGACCTCGGCCTCAACTTCAGCCAGAAATGGAACACAGACAACACTCTCACCACAGAAATCACCATGGAGGACCAG cTGGCTAAGGGTCTGAAGCTCAGCCTGGACACATCATTTGTGCCCAACACCGG TAAGAAGAGTGCCAAGCTGAAGACTGGCTACAAGCGCGACTACGCCAATGTGGGCTGCGACCTGGACTTCGACATGGCCGGTCCCACCGTCCACGCAGCTGCCGTGCTGGGCTACGagggctggctggctggctacCAGTTGGCGTTCGACACTGCCAAGTCCAAACTGACAAAGAACAACTTTGCCCTGGGATACAAGGCTGGTGACTTCCAGCTTCACACCAGCGT taaTGACGGCACAGAGTTTGGTGGCTCCATTTACCAAAAGGTGAACAGCAACTTGGAGACAGCGGTCCAACTGGCCTGGACAGCTGGCAGCAACAACACACGCTTTGGAATTGGAGCCAAATATCAGCTGGATAAGGACGCCTCCCTGTCT ACCAAAGTTGACAACGCCTGCCTCGTTGGAGTTGGATACACACAGACCCTCAGGCCAG GAGTGAAGCTCACCCTCTCAGGTCTGATTGACGGGAAGAACGTGAACGGTGGTGGACACAAAATCGGATTGGGATTCGAGCTGGAGGCGTAA
- the vdac3 gene encoding voltage-dependent anion-selective channel protein 3 isoform X5, with amino-acid sequence MAVPPAYADLGKSAKDIFSKGFGYGTLKLDVKTKSQSGVEFNTSGSNNTDTGKSGGHLETKYKVKDLGLNFSQKWNTDNTLTTEITMEDQLAKGLKLSLDTSFVPNTGKKSAKLKTGYKRDYANVGCDLDFDMAGPTVHAAAVLGYEGWLAGYQLAFDTAKSKLTKNNFALGYKAGDFQLHTSVNDGTEFGGSIYQKVNSNLETAVQLAWTAGSNNTRFGIGAKYQLDKDASLSTKVDNACLVGVGYTQTLRPGVKLTLSGLIDGKNVNGGGHKIGLGFELEA; translated from the exons ATGGCCGTCCCTCCTGCATACGCCGATTTGGGGAAATCTGCCAAAGACATCTTCAGCAAGGGCTTTG GCTACGGAACTCTGAAGCTCGATGTTAAGACCAAGTCCCAGAGTGGTGTT GAGTTTAACACCTCCGGCTCCAACAACACCGACACAGGGAAGTCCGGAGGCCACCTGGAGACCAAGTACAAAGTGAAGGACCTCGGCCTCAACTTCAGCCAGAAATGGAACACAGACAACACTCTCACCACAGAAATCACCATGGAGGACCAG cTGGCTAAGGGTCTGAAGCTCAGCCTGGACACATCATTTGTGCCCAACACCGG TAAGAAGAGTGCCAAGCTGAAGACTGGCTACAAGCGCGACTACGCCAATGTGGGCTGCGACCTGGACTTCGACATGGCCGGTCCCACCGTCCACGCAGCTGCCGTGCTGGGCTACGagggctggctggctggctacCAGTTGGCGTTCGACACTGCCAAGTCCAAACTGACAAAGAACAACTTTGCCCTGGGATACAAGGCTGGTGACTTCCAGCTTCACACCAGCGT taaTGACGGCACAGAGTTTGGTGGCTCCATTTACCAAAAGGTGAACAGCAACTTGGAGACAGCGGTCCAACTGGCCTGGACAGCTGGCAGCAACAACACACGCTTTGGAATTGGAGCCAAATATCAGCTGGATAAGGACGCCTCCCTGTCT ACCAAAGTTGACAACGCCTGCCTCGTTGGAGTTGGATACACACAGACCCTCAGGCCAG GAGTGAAGCTCACCCTCTCAGGTCTGATTGACGGGAAGAACGTGAACGGTGGTGGACACAAAATCGGATTGGGATTCGAGCTGGAGGCGTAA
- the enkd1 gene encoding enkurin domain-containing protein 1: MCEGPSSISGPIPPDPSLFPQYYRRPASARGRLEGNHEGTLALLSGPVAPDPVLHPGCYSARTPTNRPRIGPNAMHILERGQKGVVGELLKLDGVSVMPVPKQKQRAHDFGKENVRRLREIQRRCKEQEAERAQSRTAPVKALWTSSKYQNVPSRVMVQLQVSNPTAKPQCQNFLKAHSSGGSALARPHSKTSPPALQRPSSCCSIEDQNLELQVQGQSIDFIKHNARAAGKTVVRRSQSLTNLRDKPVPSAVKGQVPQYLEERKKQWQKEEEERRRNAPDPTVPAGHALMPEHKRQETLKTLTETHRSLVTELLSLPLKADSLSVRSRRAHLDCRLSEIEEAIKIFSRDKVYVKIDS, from the exons ATGTGTGAGGGACCTTCATCAATTTCTGGACCAATCCCCCCAGATCCTTCTCTGTTTCCTCAGTACTACAGACGACCTGCTTCAG CTCGGGGCCGTTTAGAGGGAAACCATGAGGGGACCTTAGCCCTGCTCTCAGGGCCAGTCGCTCCAGATCCTGTGTTGCACCCTGGCTGCTACAGTGCTCGTACCCCAACAAATCGTCCTCGTATTGGACCCAATGCAATGCATATTCTGGAGCGAGGACAGAAAGGAGTAGTGGGAGAACTACTCAAACTAGACGGTGTCTCTGTCATGCCTGTTCCCAAACAGA AGCAGCGGGCGCATGACTTTGGTAAAGAGAACGTGCGTCGGCTCAGGGAGATCCAGAGGCGCTGCAAAGAGCAGGAGGCTGAGAGAGCACAGTCTCGCACAGCTCCAGTCAAAGCTCTTTGGACCTCCTCTAAATACCAGAATGTTCCATCCAGGGTGATGGTCCAACTACAG GTTTCTAATCCAACTGCTAAACCACAGTGTCAAAACTTTCTGAAGGCCCACTCCAGTGGTGGATCTGCCCTAGCAAGACCACACTCCAAAACCTCCCCTCCAGCTTTGCAACGACCATCCTCCTGCTGTTCTATAGAGGACCAGAACTTGGAG TTACAAGTGCAAGGCCAGTCCATAGACTTCATTAAACATAATGCCCGGGCTGCAGGAAAAACTGTGGTGCGCCGGTCCCAGTCACTGACAAACCTCAGAGATAAGCCTGTCCCCAGTGCTGTTAAGGGACAGGTACCCCAGTA tcttgaggaaaggaagaagcaatggcaaaaagaggaagaagagagaaggaggaacgCACCTGATCCTACTGTCCCAGCTGGTCACGCCCTGATGCCTGAGCATAAAAGACAAGAGACACTCAAGACCCTCACAGAGA CCCATCGCTCCCTGGTGACTGAGCTGCTGTCGCTGCCACTCAAAGCTGACAGTCTGAGTGTTCGCTCACGTCGGGCTCATCTTGATTGCCGTCTTTCTGAAATCGAGGAGGCCATAAAAATTTTCTCCAGGGACAAAGTTTATGTGAAAATAGATTCATAA
- the vdac3 gene encoding voltage-dependent anion-selective channel protein 3 isoform X3, whose protein sequence is MEEKGVGSVVQQDKTGKVKQAENKDQCVVCHHHAPKGHVTMAVPPAYADLGKSAKDIFSKGFGYGTLKLDVKTKSQSGVMEFNTSGSNNTDTGKSGGHLETKYKVKDLGLNFSQKWNTDNTLTTEITMEDQLAKGLKLSLDTSFVPNTGKKSAKLKTGYKRDYANVGCDLDFDMAGPTVHAAAVLGYEGWLAGYQLAFDTAKSKLTKNNFALGYKAGDFQLHTSVNDGTEFGGSIYQKVNSNLETAVQLAWTAGSNNTRFGIGAKYQLDKDASLSTKVDNACLVGVGYTQTLRPGVKLTLSGLIDGKNVNGGGHKIGLGFELEA, encoded by the exons ATGGAAGAAAAAGGAGTGGGAAGTGTGGTGCAGCAGGACAAGACAGGAAAAGTCAAGCAGGCAGAGAACAAAGACCAGTGTGTGGTATGTCATCACCACGCACCCAAGGGACATG TTACAATGGCCGTCCCTCCTGCATACGCCGATTTGGGGAAATCTGCCAAAGACATCTTCAGCAAGGGCTTTG GCTACGGAACTCTGAAGCTCGATGTTAAGACCAAGTCCCAGAGTGGTGTT ATG GAGTTTAACACCTCCGGCTCCAACAACACCGACACAGGGAAGTCCGGAGGCCACCTGGAGACCAAGTACAAAGTGAAGGACCTCGGCCTCAACTTCAGCCAGAAATGGAACACAGACAACACTCTCACCACAGAAATCACCATGGAGGACCAG cTGGCTAAGGGTCTGAAGCTCAGCCTGGACACATCATTTGTGCCCAACACCGG TAAGAAGAGTGCCAAGCTGAAGACTGGCTACAAGCGCGACTACGCCAATGTGGGCTGCGACCTGGACTTCGACATGGCCGGTCCCACCGTCCACGCAGCTGCCGTGCTGGGCTACGagggctggctggctggctacCAGTTGGCGTTCGACACTGCCAAGTCCAAACTGACAAAGAACAACTTTGCCCTGGGATACAAGGCTGGTGACTTCCAGCTTCACACCAGCGT taaTGACGGCACAGAGTTTGGTGGCTCCATTTACCAAAAGGTGAACAGCAACTTGGAGACAGCGGTCCAACTGGCCTGGACAGCTGGCAGCAACAACACACGCTTTGGAATTGGAGCCAAATATCAGCTGGATAAGGACGCCTCCCTGTCT ACCAAAGTTGACAACGCCTGCCTCGTTGGAGTTGGATACACACAGACCCTCAGGCCAG GAGTGAAGCTCACCCTCTCAGGTCTGATTGACGGGAAGAACGTGAACGGTGGTGGACACAAAATCGGATTGGGATTCGAGCTGGAGGCGTAA
- the dynll1 gene encoding dynein light chain 1, cytoplasmic: MSERKAVIKNADMSEDMQQDAVECATQALEKYNIEKDIAAYIKKEFDKKYNPTWHCIVGRNFGSYVTHETKHFIYFYLGQVAILLFKSG; this comes from the exons ATGTCTGAAAGGAAGGCAGTGATCAAAAATGCCGACATGTCGGAGGACATGCAGCAGGACGCTGTGGAGTGTGCCACACAGGCCCTGGAAAAGTACAACATAGAAAAAGATATCGCTGCATACATCAAAAAg GAGTTTGACAAGAAATATAACCCAACCTGGCACTGCATCGTTGGGAGAAACTTTGGCAGCTACGTGACTCATGAGACCAAGCATTTCATATATTTCTACCTGGGTCAGGTGGCCATCCTGCTGTTCAAGTCCGGCTGA